One window of Streptomyces sp. NBC_00273 genomic DNA carries:
- a CDS encoding sugar transferase: MRHVHIPAQRVARAARESLAPARRLGDKARWYRPAAIAADFLGAAIPVGLVFDAAQQVRPVYCALAAAVAWTGVQALRRRYATRALGESRGVLPVVHDWLILIGVLAVARVVTEEATPRLSALGALLPALLITVAVHKLTYRHLSAARREAQAVSRVLVIGEPDAAEDVIAHLAARTDHPYVVVGVVPVGAGPLASGVPVAARLDGGTSETPNGDSAAVLGAVASHHADLVLVAPGVRITGERLRRIAWALHDAGLELAVFPGLVEVSVKRLETLSAGGLAVLRVAPPVSRGVQTLLKSALDRVGAAAGLLLLSPFLLGIVLAIRFGSRGPAFYRQRRIGRDGVPFVMWKFRTMVVDADALKAELSGSNENDGLMFKMRRDPRVTRVGRLLRRTSLDELPQLINVLIGNMSLVGPRPPLPEEVAKYDEVELRRLTVRPGMTGLWQISGRSDLSWDETIQLDLQYVDNWSFTSDVDVMGRTLRAVVDGRGAY; this comes from the coding sequence ATGAGGCATGTCCATATTCCTGCGCAAAGAGTGGCCCGAGCGGCCCGGGAGTCCCTTGCGCCCGCACGGCGCCTCGGGGACAAGGCCCGTTGGTACCGCCCGGCCGCCATCGCCGCCGATTTCCTCGGCGCCGCCATCCCGGTAGGACTCGTCTTCGACGCCGCGCAGCAGGTCCGACCCGTCTACTGCGCCCTGGCCGCCGCCGTGGCGTGGACCGGAGTGCAGGCGCTGCGCCGGCGCTACGCGACCCGGGCGCTCGGCGAGTCCCGCGGTGTCCTGCCCGTCGTGCACGACTGGCTGATTCTGATCGGCGTGCTGGCCGTGGCGCGCGTGGTGACCGAAGAGGCCACCCCCCGGCTGTCCGCCCTCGGGGCCCTGCTGCCCGCCCTGCTCATCACAGTCGCCGTCCACAAGTTGACCTACCGTCACCTCTCGGCCGCCCGCCGCGAGGCCCAGGCCGTCAGTCGGGTCCTGGTCATCGGAGAGCCCGACGCGGCCGAGGACGTCATCGCGCACCTCGCCGCCCGCACCGACCACCCGTACGTCGTCGTCGGCGTGGTCCCGGTCGGTGCCGGGCCCCTCGCCAGCGGCGTACCCGTGGCGGCGCGGCTCGACGGAGGCACCTCCGAGACCCCGAACGGCGACTCGGCGGCCGTGCTCGGCGCCGTCGCCAGTCACCACGCCGACCTGGTGCTCGTGGCCCCCGGCGTGCGGATCACGGGGGAGCGGCTGCGCCGGATCGCCTGGGCCCTGCACGACGCGGGCCTGGAACTCGCCGTCTTCCCCGGCCTGGTGGAGGTATCCGTCAAGCGGCTGGAGACCCTGTCCGCGGGCGGGCTGGCGGTGCTGCGCGTCGCGCCGCCCGTCAGCCGCGGGGTGCAGACCCTGCTCAAGTCGGCCCTGGACCGGGTGGGCGCCGCGGCCGGCCTGCTGCTGCTCTCCCCGTTCTTGCTGGGGATCGTCCTGGCCATACGGTTCGGCTCGCGCGGCCCTGCCTTCTACCGCCAGCGGCGGATCGGCCGCGACGGGGTCCCGTTCGTCATGTGGAAGTTCCGCACGATGGTCGTGGACGCCGACGCCCTGAAGGCCGAGCTGTCCGGGTCCAACGAGAACGACGGTCTGATGTTCAAGATGCGCCGCGACCCCCGGGTCACCCGGGTGGGCCGACTGCTGCGCCGCACCTCGCTGGACGAGCTCCCGCAGCTGATCAACGTACTGATCGGCAACATGTCGCTGGTCGGCCCGCGCCCGCCGCTTCCGGAGGAGGTGGCGAAGTACGACGAGGTCGAGCTGCGCCGGCTCACCGTACGGCCCGGGATGACGGGACTGTGGCAGATCAGCGGGAGGTCCGACCTGTCCTGGGACGAAACCATCCAGCTCGACCTGCAGTACGTCGACAACTGGTCCTTCACCAGTGACGTCGACGTCATGGGCCGCACGCTCCGCGCCGTCGTAGACGGTCGCGGAGCGTACTGA
- a CDS encoding M4 family metallopeptidase: MRSTPQRRATAAGALVAAAALLAVGIQTGTATADATASQAPTASQPNPGAANRALSASERATLLAEANSTTAQAAKALGLGSGEKLVVRDVVQDADGTTHTTYERTYDGLPVLGGDLTVHAKDGVTKSVTKATNHEIKVADTSATVTPAAAESQAVSAASAEGSKEAKASKGARKVIWAAEGAPVLAFETVVGGLQHDGTPNELHVVTNAKTGAKITEWQAIETGTGNTMYSGQVTLGTTQSGSTWNLTDAARGSHKTYNLNRGTGSGTGTLFSGPDDIWGNGTPSNLETAGGDAHYGAAVTWDYYKNVHGRNGLRNDGVAPYSRVHYGNAYVNAFWSDSCFCMTYGDGEGNNKPLTSTDVAAHEMTHGLTSVTGNMTYSGEPGGLNEATSDIMAAAVEFYANNPQDVGDYLVGEKIDINGDGTPLRYMDKPSKDGSSKDSWYSGLGGIDVHYSSGPANHWYYLASEGSGAKVVNGVSYNSPTADNLPVTAIGRDAASKIWFRALTVGYFKSNTNYADARVQTLKAAADLYGQGSTIYNNVANAWAGVAVGSRISNGVTVTPIANQNTVTGSAVSLQVQATSTNPGALSYAATGLPAGLSINSSNGLISGTASTAGTSNVTVTVTDSQNQTGTAAFTWTVGTTQPSVFENTTDYQIADNATVESPINVTRTGNAPSALKVDVNIVHTYVGDLVVDLVAPDGSVYNLRNRTGGSADNIVQQFTVNASSEVANGTWKLRVRDAASLDTGYINSWKLTF; the protein is encoded by the coding sequence TTGAGGTCCACCCCCCAGAGGCGTGCCACCGCGGCCGGCGCTCTCGTTGCTGCGGCAGCCCTGCTCGCCGTCGGCATACAGACCGGCACCGCAACCGCCGACGCCACCGCGTCACAGGCACCCACGGCCTCCCAGCCCAACCCGGGCGCGGCCAACCGCGCACTCAGCGCCTCGGAGCGTGCGACGCTCCTGGCCGAGGCCAACTCGACCACCGCGCAGGCCGCCAAGGCGCTCGGCCTCGGCAGCGGCGAGAAGCTCGTCGTCCGCGACGTGGTCCAGGACGCGGACGGCACCACGCACACCACCTACGAGCGCACCTACGACGGACTCCCGGTCCTCGGTGGTGACCTCACCGTCCACGCCAAGGACGGCGTCACCAAGAGCGTGACCAAGGCGACCAACCACGAGATCAAGGTCGCCGACACCAGCGCCACCGTCACCCCGGCGGCCGCCGAGAGCCAGGCCGTCTCCGCCGCGAGCGCCGAGGGCTCCAAGGAGGCCAAGGCCTCCAAGGGCGCCCGCAAGGTGATCTGGGCGGCCGAAGGCGCGCCGGTCCTCGCGTTCGAGACCGTCGTCGGCGGCCTCCAGCACGACGGCACGCCGAACGAGCTCCACGTGGTGACCAACGCCAAGACCGGCGCCAAGATCACCGAGTGGCAGGCCATCGAGACCGGCACCGGCAACACGATGTACAGCGGCCAGGTGACCCTCGGGACCACCCAGTCGGGCAGCACCTGGAACCTGACCGACGCCGCGCGCGGCAGCCACAAGACGTACAACCTCAACCGTGGCACCGGCTCCGGCACCGGCACGCTGTTCTCCGGCCCGGACGACATCTGGGGCAACGGCACGCCCTCCAACCTGGAGACGGCCGGCGGTGACGCCCACTACGGCGCCGCGGTCACCTGGGACTACTACAAGAACGTGCACGGCCGCAACGGCCTGCGCAACGACGGCGTGGCCCCGTACAGCCGCGTCCACTACGGCAACGCCTACGTCAACGCGTTCTGGAGCGACTCCTGCTTCTGCATGACGTACGGCGACGGCGAGGGCAACAACAAGCCGCTCACCTCCACCGACGTGGCCGCGCACGAGATGACCCACGGTCTGACCTCGGTCACCGGCAACATGACCTACAGCGGTGAGCCCGGCGGTCTGAACGAGGCGACCTCCGACATCATGGCGGCGGCCGTCGAGTTCTACGCCAACAACCCGCAGGACGTCGGCGACTACCTGGTCGGCGAGAAGATCGACATCAACGGCGACGGCACCCCGCTGCGCTACATGGACAAGCCGAGCAAGGACGGCTCGTCCAAGGACAGCTGGTACTCGGGCCTCGGCGGCATCGACGTCCACTACTCCTCGGGCCCGGCCAACCACTGGTACTACCTGGCCTCCGAGGGCTCGGGCGCCAAGGTCGTCAACGGCGTGAGCTACAACTCGCCGACCGCGGACAACCTGCCCGTCACCGCGATCGGCCGGGACGCCGCCTCGAAGATCTGGTTCCGCGCGCTGACGGTGGGCTACTTCAAGTCGAACACCAACTACGCCGACGCCCGCGTCCAGACCCTGAAGGCCGCTGCCGACCTCTACGGCCAGGGCTCGACGATCTACAACAACGTCGCCAACGCGTGGGCCGGCGTCGCCGTCGGATCCCGCATCTCCAACGGCGTCACGGTCACCCCGATCGCCAACCAGAACACCGTCACGGGCAGCGCCGTCAGCCTGCAGGTCCAGGCCACGAGCACGAACCCGGGTGCGCTGAGCTACGCGGCGACCGGCCTGCCGGCCGGCCTGTCGATCAACTCCTCCAACGGCCTGATCTCGGGCACGGCCTCCACCGCGGGCACGTCCAACGTGACCGTCACGGTGACCGACTCGCAGAACCAGACCGGTACCGCGGCGTTCACCTGGACGGTCGGCACCACACAGCCGAGCGTCTTCGAGAACACCACGGACTACCAGATCGCGGACAACGCGACCGTCGAGTCCCCGATCAACGTGACGCGCACGGGCAACGCCCCGAGCGCCCTCAAGGTGGACGTGAACATCGTCCACACCTACGTCGGTGACCTGGTGGTCGACCTGGTCGCCCCCGACGGCAGCGTCTACAACCTGCGCAACCGCACCGGCGGCAGCGCGGACAACATCGTCCAGCAGTTCACCGTGAACGCCTCCTCCGAGGTCGCCAACGGCACCTGGAAGCTCCGTGTCAGGGACGCCGCCAGCCTGGACACCGGCTACATCAACAGCTGGAAGCTCACCTTCTGA
- a CDS encoding GDP-L-fucose synthase family protein yields the protein MTSSLPLLPPNARVFVAGHRGLVGSAVARRLTADGHEVLTRGRVDLDLRDAAATAAYLKDVRPDAVVLAAAKVGGIMANSTYPVQFLEENLQIQLSVIGGAHAAGVGRLLFLGSSCIYPKLAPQPIHEDALLTGPLEPTNEAYALAKIAGIVQVQSYRKQYGASYISAMPTNLYGPGDNFDLETSHVLPALVRRFHEAAAEGRDEVTLWGSGTPRREFLHVDDLAAACAVLLNTYDGDEPVNIGCGEDLTIKELAETVAEVTGFRGRLAWDTSKPDGTPRKLLDVSRLTSLGWKPGIPLRDGIAATYEWWREQS from the coding sequence ATGACAAGTTCGCTGCCGCTCCTGCCCCCGAACGCCCGCGTCTTCGTCGCGGGCCACCGCGGCCTCGTGGGGTCCGCGGTCGCCCGGCGGCTCACCGCCGACGGCCACGAGGTGCTCACCCGGGGCCGCGTCGACCTCGACCTGCGCGACGCCGCCGCGACCGCCGCGTACCTGAAGGACGTCCGCCCGGACGCCGTGGTGCTGGCCGCCGCCAAGGTCGGCGGGATCATGGCCAACAGCACGTACCCGGTGCAGTTCCTGGAGGAGAACCTGCAGATCCAGCTCAGCGTGATCGGCGGCGCGCACGCCGCCGGCGTGGGCCGGCTGCTGTTCCTGGGATCGTCCTGCATCTACCCGAAGCTGGCCCCTCAGCCGATCCACGAGGACGCCCTGCTGACCGGCCCGCTGGAGCCGACCAACGAGGCCTACGCCCTCGCCAAGATCGCCGGCATCGTCCAGGTCCAGTCCTACCGCAAGCAGTACGGGGCCTCGTACATCTCGGCCATGCCGACGAACCTCTACGGCCCGGGCGACAACTTCGACCTGGAGACCTCGCACGTCCTGCCGGCCCTCGTCCGGCGCTTCCACGAAGCCGCCGCCGAAGGCCGTGACGAGGTCACGCTGTGGGGCTCGGGCACCCCGCGCCGGGAGTTCCTGCACGTGGACGACCTGGCCGCGGCCTGCGCCGTGCTGCTGAACACCTACGACGGCGACGAGCCCGTCAACATCGGCTGCGGCGAGGACCTGACCATCAAGGAACTGGCCGAGACGGTCGCCGAGGTGACCGGCTTCCGCGGCCGACTCGCCTGGGACACGTCCAAGCCGGACGGGACCCCGCGCAAGCTGCTGGACGTGAGCCGCCTGACGTCGCTCGGATGGAAGCCCGGCATCCCGCTGCGGGACGGCATCGCCGCCACGTACGAGTGGTGGCGCGAGCAGAGCTGA
- the gmd gene encoding GDP-mannose 4,6-dehydratase, which translates to MGKTALITGVTGQDGSYLAELLLSKGYTVHGLVRRSSSFNTERVDHIYQDPQTANRSFVLHHADLSDGVALVNLLRDIRPDEVYNLGAQSHVRVSFDAPLYTGDVTGLGALRLLEAIRASGVDTRIYQASSSEMFGATPPPQNEATPFHPRSPYGAAKVFAYWTTVNYREAYDMFAVNGILFNHESPRRGETFVTRKITRAVARIKAGLQDHLYLGNLDAVRDWGYAPEYVDAMWRMLQQDEPTDYVVATGVAATVREFVESSFTHAGLDWTDHVRYDPKYERPSEVDALIGDASKAHDLLGWKPTVLVAELAQIMVDADIRQVEDQLAGVTVRIDR; encoded by the coding sequence ATGGGCAAGACCGCACTGATCACCGGAGTCACCGGACAGGACGGCTCGTACCTCGCCGAGCTCCTGCTCTCCAAGGGCTACACGGTGCACGGGCTCGTGCGGCGGTCCTCCAGCTTCAACACGGAGCGGGTCGACCACATTTACCAGGACCCGCAGACCGCCAACCGGTCCTTCGTCCTGCACCACGCCGACCTCTCCGACGGCGTCGCCCTCGTGAACCTGCTCCGCGACATACGCCCCGACGAGGTCTACAACCTCGGCGCCCAGTCCCACGTCCGCGTCTCCTTCGACGCCCCGCTCTACACGGGCGACGTGACCGGCCTCGGTGCGCTGCGACTGCTGGAGGCCATCCGGGCCAGCGGTGTCGACACCCGCATCTACCAGGCCTCGTCCTCCGAGATGTTCGGTGCGACCCCGCCCCCGCAGAACGAGGCCACCCCGTTCCACCCGCGCAGCCCGTACGGCGCCGCGAAGGTATTCGCGTACTGGACCACGGTGAACTACCGCGAGGCGTACGACATGTTCGCCGTCAACGGGATCCTCTTCAACCACGAGTCCCCGCGCCGCGGCGAGACCTTCGTGACCCGCAAGATCACCCGCGCGGTGGCCCGCATCAAGGCCGGTCTCCAGGACCACCTCTACCTCGGCAACCTCGACGCGGTGCGCGACTGGGGCTACGCCCCCGAGTACGTGGACGCCATGTGGCGGATGCTCCAGCAGGACGAGCCCACCGACTACGTCGTCGCCACCGGGGTGGCCGCGACCGTCCGCGAGTTCGTCGAGTCCTCCTTCACGCACGCCGGTCTCGACTGGACCGACCACGTGCGCTACGACCCCAAGTACGAGCGCCCGAGCGAGGTCGACGCCCTCATCGGCGACGCTTCCAAGGCTCATGACCTGCTTGGCTGGAAGCCGACGGTCCTGGTGGCCGAGCTGGCGCAGATCATGGTGGACGCCGATATCCGTCAGGTCGAGGACCAACTGGCGGGAGTGACGGTCCGCATCGACCGCTGA
- a CDS encoding DUF6458 family protein, whose product MGIGGCIVLIVVGAILTFASDWELESVNLDLVGLIMMAVGGIGLAVYTSIYKRRRAPGAAIPVVDDHRRDVI is encoded by the coding sequence ATGGGCATCGGCGGATGCATCGTCCTGATCGTGGTGGGGGCCATTCTCACCTTCGCCAGCGACTGGGAGCTGGAGAGCGTCAACCTCGACCTGGTCGGCCTGATCATGATGGCGGTCGGCGGCATCGGCCTCGCCGTCTACACGAGCATCTACAAACGCCGCCGAGCCCCGGGCGCCGCGATCCCGGTGGTGGACGACCACCGCCGGGACGTCATCTGA
- a CDS encoding DNRLRE domain-containing protein yields MRRSRGLTAALVLSLAGAGTGIGLVLMPQASAITAPVAFTADELPTWQTNGVVWAMAQANGTVFAGGTFSAVRPPEGVAGAEQNAVNFVALDAATGNPTSCKLAFTIGEGTATVRTLVVSKDKKTLYAGGSFGAVNGTPVSSLAAIDIASCTPKASFHPSFPATVRALAVTDDTLYAGGDFGTVEGQTRERFAAVDASSGALKPFVANVDEPGRAVEVTPDGKNVLLGGDFFTVNGSNSHALAVVNATTGAVTKTYNNIPSNSVVKDISTDDTGFYTGHEGSGGGVFDGRIGLRLSDFTEKWRDRCLGATQFVLPYEGVLYSSSHGHDCSTELEFPDGKRNFLLAQPTNHEGAAPAPVDGFVRGPGKLGWHPTANDGMDGTEGIGPRVMAVAEKNDVKYMWVGGEFTLINGKPQWGLTRFASTGDVGAPTTPVASASSVKPGEVQVRWRTSYDADDSKLTYRIYRNGSATPAATVTASSLEWERPQASWNDTTVKAGQSYTYRVTATDAAGNTSALSAVASVTVPTSVQSYPNQVRTDGAELYWRYDDAVSPYVADSSVSGNRSGVQLNTPALKQSPGAVSGSTAMGFNGTSQQVYSDRRQTVGNTFTIETWFKTNTTRGGKLIGFGNNTARNSGSYDRQLYMTNTGRLVFGVYNGSTRTVSTGLFETYNDNQWHHVVGTQGPGGITLYVDGQNKGSLNATSNATFAGYWHVGGDNLANWPTRPTSNFFAGQLDETAVYPSALTQAQVKSHFDLAKAPTDTVSAVKTTEDTYINQGAPSTAYGTSTSLAVRGSGSLYETYMRFNLPAAPAGQVLKSASLQIKTSTQANSGTTDTVKVLPVTGNWTGAGTTFNTKPTLGTTPLGTLAGVPEGSAVHNVELDTATVSAALGTSYGLGLTSTGTDPLWIWSAEATAAEGTPQLVLTFGAK; encoded by the coding sequence ATGCGTAGATCCAGAGGGCTGACTGCCGCCCTCGTACTGTCACTGGCCGGTGCGGGCACCGGCATAGGCCTGGTGCTGATGCCTCAGGCGTCCGCCATCACGGCGCCGGTGGCATTCACCGCCGACGAGCTGCCGACCTGGCAGACGAACGGCGTCGTCTGGGCGATGGCCCAGGCCAACGGCACCGTCTTCGCGGGCGGTACCTTCTCGGCCGTGCGTCCGCCCGAGGGCGTGGCCGGCGCGGAGCAGAACGCCGTGAACTTCGTGGCGCTCGACGCCGCGACCGGCAATCCCACCTCCTGCAAGCTGGCCTTCACCATCGGCGAAGGCACTGCGACCGTGCGTACGCTGGTCGTCTCGAAGGACAAGAAGACCCTCTACGCGGGCGGGTCCTTCGGCGCCGTCAACGGCACCCCGGTCTCCAGCCTCGCCGCGATCGACATCGCGAGCTGCACCCCCAAGGCATCGTTCCACCCGAGCTTCCCCGCCACCGTGCGCGCGCTCGCCGTCACCGACGACACCCTCTACGCGGGTGGCGACTTCGGCACCGTCGAGGGCCAGACCCGCGAGCGGTTCGCCGCCGTGGACGCCTCCTCCGGTGCGCTGAAGCCCTTCGTCGCCAACGTCGACGAGCCGGGCCGTGCGGTCGAGGTCACCCCCGACGGCAAGAACGTGCTCCTCGGCGGCGACTTCTTCACCGTCAACGGCTCCAACAGCCACGCCCTCGCCGTGGTCAACGCCACCACGGGCGCGGTCACCAAGACGTACAACAACATCCCGTCGAACTCGGTCGTCAAGGACATCTCCACCGACGACACCGGCTTCTACACGGGCCACGAGGGCTCCGGCGGCGGCGTCTTCGACGGCCGCATCGGCCTGCGCCTGAGCGACTTCACCGAGAAGTGGCGCGACCGCTGCCTCGGCGCGACCCAGTTCGTCCTGCCGTACGAGGGAGTGCTCTACAGCTCCTCGCACGGGCACGACTGCTCCACCGAGCTGGAGTTCCCCGACGGCAAGCGGAACTTCCTGCTGGCCCAGCCGACCAACCACGAAGGCGCCGCCCCCGCGCCCGTGGACGGCTTCGTGCGCGGCCCCGGCAAGCTCGGCTGGCACCCCACGGCCAACGACGGCATGGACGGCACCGAGGGCATCGGCCCGCGCGTCATGGCCGTGGCGGAGAAGAACGACGTCAAGTACATGTGGGTCGGCGGTGAGTTCACCCTCATCAACGGCAAGCCGCAGTGGGGCCTGACCCGCTTCGCCTCCACCGGCGACGTCGGCGCCCCGACCACCCCGGTGGCCAGCGCCTCCAGCGTCAAGCCCGGCGAGGTCCAGGTCCGCTGGCGCACCAGCTACGACGCGGACGACAGCAAGCTGACGTACCGCATCTACCGCAACGGCTCGGCCACCCCGGCCGCCACCGTCACCGCCAGCTCGCTGGAGTGGGAGCGTCCCCAGGCCTCCTGGAACGACACCACGGTCAAGGCCGGCCAGAGCTACACCTACCGGGTGACCGCGACCGACGCCGCCGGCAACACCAGCGCCCTGTCGGCCGTCGCCTCGGTGACCGTCCCGACCTCGGTCCAGTCCTACCCGAACCAGGTCCGCACCGACGGCGCGGAGCTGTACTGGCGCTACGACGACGCGGTCAGCCCCTACGTCGCCGACTCCTCGGTGTCCGGCAACCGCAGCGGCGTCCAGCTCAACACGCCCGCCCTGAAGCAGTCGCCCGGCGCCGTCTCCGGCAGCACGGCGATGGGCTTCAACGGGACCAGCCAGCAGGTGTACAGCGACCGCCGTCAGACGGTCGGCAACACGTTCACCATCGAGACCTGGTTCAAGACGAACACCACGCGCGGCGGCAAGCTCATCGGCTTCGGCAACAACACCGCGCGCAACAGCGGCTCGTACGACCGCCAGCTGTACATGACCAACACCGGTCGCCTGGTCTTCGGCGTCTACAACGGCTCGACCCGGACCGTCTCCACGGGCCTGTTCGAGACGTACAACGACAACCAGTGGCACCACGTGGTCGGCACCCAGGGCCCCGGCGGCATCACGCTGTACGTCGACGGCCAGAACAAGGGCTCGCTGAACGCCACGAGCAACGCCACCTTCGCGGGCTACTGGCACGTCGGCGGCGACAACCTCGCCAACTGGCCGACCCGTCCGACGAGCAACTTCTTCGCGGGTCAGCTCGACGAGACGGCCGTCTACCCGTCGGCGCTCACCCAGGCCCAGGTCAAGAGCCACTTCGACCTGGCCAAGGCACCCACCGACACGGTCTCCGCGGTCAAGACGACCGAGGACACCTACATCAACCAGGGCGCCCCGAGCACCGCCTACGGCACGTCCACCTCGCTCGCGGTGCGCGGCAGCGGCTCGCTGTACGAGACGTACATGCGCTTCAACCTGCCGGCCGCCCCGGCCGGCCAGGTCCTGAAGTCCGCCTCGCTGCAGATCAAGACCAGCACGCAGGCGAACTCCGGCACCACCGACACCGTCAAGGTGCTCCCGGTCACCGGCAACTGGACGGGCGCGGGTACGACCTTCAACACCAAGCCCACCCTCGGCACCACCCCGCTCGGCACCCTCGCGGGCGTGCCGGAGGGCTCCGCGGTCCACAACGTGGAGCTGGACACCGCCACGGTCTCCGCGGCGCTGGGCACCAGTTACGGCCTGGGCCTGACGAGCACGGGCACCGACCCGCTGTGGATCTGGTCCGCCGAGGCCACGGCTGCGGAGGGCACTCCGCAGCTGGTCCTCACCTTCGGCGCTAAGTAA